In a genomic window of Pseudoalteromonas xiamenensis:
- a CDS encoding HopJ type III effector protein, with amino-acid sequence MLELKKLLEMLRLSPELLVFSDVIATIDAHYHFTAARFHNNGLDNEKGTNLGSCKVFAFAKQHKLTKDETLACFAEHYFKDVLVHKDSQSHQNIRHFMNSEHGLDRVIFDSNVLMKK; translated from the coding sequence ATGCTGGAACTCAAAAAACTACTCGAGATGCTGAGATTATCGCCTGAACTTCTTGTTTTTAGTGATGTCATCGCAACCATTGATGCGCATTATCATTTTACAGCCGCTCGTTTTCACAATAACGGCTTAGACAATGAAAAAGGAACTAATTTAGGATCATGCAAAGTATTTGCTTTTGCAAAACAGCATAAGTTAACCAAGGACGAAACATTAGCTTGTTTTGCAGAACATTACTTCAAAGATGTACTTGTTCATAAGGATAGTCAGAGCCATCAGAATATCCGTCATTTTATGAACAGTGAGCATGGATTGGACCGCGTTATATTCGACAGTAACGTACTAATGAAAAAATAG
- a CDS encoding lipid-binding SYLF domain-containing protein, translated as MKTLLQIVSLSFLLTLTGCATSGDASPAEKRQVVQSMKTNTLNQLYAQKPDVRKQIRSAPGYAVFDNANVNLLIASVGGGYGVVTNNSTGQQTYMNMAEAGLGLGLGAKDFNIVMVFHTDAAMKRFIEHGWAFGGNADAAAKHEDKGVAVAAEAVVDDVTVYSLTDTGLALQAVLKGTKFWVDKELN; from the coding sequence ATGAAAACACTATTACAAATCGTGTCGCTCAGTTTTTTACTGACATTAACAGGCTGCGCAACGAGCGGTGATGCATCACCAGCTGAAAAACGCCAAGTGGTGCAAAGTATGAAAACGAATACCTTGAACCAACTTTATGCTCAAAAACCAGATGTGAGAAAGCAAATTCGCTCTGCACCAGGCTACGCCGTGTTCGATAATGCAAACGTAAATTTGCTGATTGCGAGTGTTGGTGGTGGCTATGGTGTGGTAACAAACAACAGTACTGGCCAGCAAACGTATATGAATATGGCCGAAGCGGGACTTGGTTTAGGCCTAGGCGCAAAAGACTTTAATATCGTGATGGTGTTTCACACCGATGCAGCTATGAAACGTTTTATTGAACATGGCTGGGCATTTGGTGGAAACGCGGATGCAGCCGCGAAACACGAAGATAAAGGTGTCGCTGTTGCTGCTGAGGCGGTCGTGGACGACGTAACGGTTTATTCGTTAACGGATACCGGCCTGGCACTTCAAGCGGTGCTAAAAGGTACTAAGTTTTGGGTAGATAAAGAACTTAATTAG
- a CDS encoding GNAT family N-acetyltransferase has translation MHNEFEIKSATLEHVLEVEAQIPEFGAPKKATDLQKRIANAKMLPLVAYHRGKPIAYKLGYALNDETFYSWLGAVVPAYRGKGIARALLLRQEAWCEAEGFSAIEVKTMNQFKAMLQLLISHDYQIVSVKENTDPHLVKIRCRKLLC, from the coding sequence ATGCACAATGAGTTTGAAATAAAGTCTGCAACACTTGAGCATGTCTTAGAAGTCGAGGCTCAAATCCCAGAATTTGGTGCACCAAAGAAAGCGACTGATCTTCAAAAGCGAATAGCAAATGCGAAGATGCTGCCGCTAGTTGCCTATCATCGAGGTAAGCCTATTGCGTACAAACTGGGTTATGCCTTGAATGACGAAACATTTTATTCTTGGCTTGGCGCGGTTGTTCCGGCGTATCGTGGGAAAGGGATTGCTCGTGCGCTACTGTTGAGGCAAGAAGCGTGGTGTGAAGCCGAAGGATTTAGCGCAATTGAAGTGAAAACCATGAACCAATTCAAAGCAATGCTTCAATTGTTGATAAGTCATGACTATCAAATAGTGAGCGTGAAAGAAAACACGGATCCTCACCTAGTAAAGATCCGCTGTCGTAAACTATTGTGCTGA
- the pdxR gene encoding MocR-like pyridoxine biosynthesis transcription factor PdxR produces the protein MIGGTTPKYQSVQDALREAIRAGQFKPNEKLASARVLAESFQVNRHTMMHALQQLVAEGWLVSKERSGYYVEADLPIERSSGGKTLKAFRTVSPSFALNLAKPTTSEIHDFEFHFGGGLPDISIFPFDSFRRSLSVMCRQANAHALHYGEITGVPLLKEQILHYLRRARGATFDDVLVCNGSQEALFLIATLFINPGDKVAIEVLGYPPARKVFESCGAQLVGIQQDRTGICLDHLKRVLSAGRVKLLYLTPLHQYPTTVTLSAAKRLEIYQLCYEYGVFIVEDDYDHEFHYACQPLKPMATDDPAQIVIYLSTFSKVMFAGTRTGYLCAPQHILHPLIALKQLMNHRNDALTQLSIGHWMAEGHFERHLRKMTKAYRLRRDAMINVLNEIKHSGHVMSFEVPDGGMALWVDIMRESSELKERAWQHKIYIQSEREFHITPPNVATHIRLGFAAQPAEKARAGLLKLFDL, from the coding sequence ATGATAGGCGGAACAACGCCAAAATATCAGTCGGTACAAGATGCGTTAAGAGAAGCTATTCGAGCGGGTCAATTTAAACCTAATGAAAAACTGGCTTCGGCCCGAGTTCTCGCTGAGTCTTTTCAAGTAAATAGACATACGATGATGCACGCGTTGCAACAACTCGTCGCTGAAGGGTGGTTGGTGAGTAAAGAGCGCAGTGGCTATTATGTCGAAGCAGATTTACCGATTGAACGGTCTTCAGGTGGTAAAACACTAAAAGCGTTTCGCACTGTGTCACCTTCATTTGCACTTAACCTTGCCAAGCCGACGACATCAGAGATCCATGATTTTGAATTTCACTTCGGCGGCGGGTTGCCAGATATCAGCATTTTTCCTTTCGATTCGTTCCGGCGTTCGCTATCGGTGATGTGTCGTCAAGCAAATGCTCATGCATTGCACTATGGTGAAATCACTGGCGTGCCGCTTTTGAAAGAACAAATTCTACACTATCTACGTCGCGCTCGGGGAGCGACGTTTGATGATGTTTTGGTGTGTAATGGTTCGCAGGAAGCCTTGTTTCTCATTGCTACGTTATTCATAAATCCTGGGGACAAAGTGGCGATTGAGGTACTCGGTTATCCACCAGCACGAAAAGTATTTGAATCATGCGGAGCACAGCTAGTAGGCATTCAGCAAGATAGGACCGGGATCTGTTTAGATCATCTAAAAAGGGTGCTGAGCGCAGGGCGCGTTAAGCTATTGTATTTAACTCCACTTCATCAGTACCCAACTACCGTAACATTGAGTGCAGCGAAAAGACTGGAAATTTATCAATTATGCTATGAGTATGGCGTGTTTATTGTTGAAGATGACTACGATCATGAGTTTCACTACGCGTGTCAGCCTTTAAAACCAATGGCGACAGACGATCCTGCCCAGATTGTCATTTACCTTTCAACGTTTTCAAAAGTGATGTTTGCGGGGACGCGAACAGGTTATCTATGCGCACCTCAACACATTCTTCATCCACTTATAGCGTTAAAACAATTAATGAATCATCGAAATGACGCGCTGACTCAACTATCAATTGGTCATTGGATGGCTGAAGGGCATTTTGAACGTCATTTACGGAAAATGACCAAAGCATATCGACTTCGTCGGGATGCGATGATCAATGTACTGAACGAGATAAAACATTCCGGCCACGTCATGAGTTTTGAAGTACCTGATGGGGGGATGGCGCTTTGGGTTGATATCATGCGTGAGTCATCAGAACTGAAAGAGAGAGCTTGGCAGCATAAAATATACATTCAAAGCGAGCGCGAATTCCATATAACTCCTCCGAATGTAGCAACGCACATTCGTCTTGGTTTCGCGGCGCAACCGGCAGAAAAAGCGCGTGCTGGTCTATTAAAACTATTTGATCTTTGA
- the ykgO gene encoding type B 50S ribosomal protein L36 yields MKVLSSLKSAKSRPGCQVVKRRGRIFVICKTNPRFKAVQGKSKKRA; encoded by the coding sequence ATGAAAGTATTGAGCTCGCTTAAAAGTGCTAAGTCACGTCCTGGATGCCAAGTCGTCAAACGACGTGGAAGAATTTTTGTTATTTGTAAAACAAATCCTCGTTTTAAAGCCGTGCAAGGCAAGTCAAAAAAACGAGCATAA
- a CDS encoding GNAT family N-acetyltransferase: MLTALELTSDKIKLVPLNESHLPSLFEAGQGPSVWTWLFGNYCKTPETLKTWFQTTAQFDPNEQLVFATTIAQTGEVVGTTRLFRLDPANRSIEIGHTFITDKWQRSFVNTHAKYLMLKHAFETLEMVRVEFRTHEHNSKSRKAIARVGATFEGLARKDRLLPNGEYRSTAKFAIIDEDWPLAKQKLELSL, encoded by the coding sequence ATGCTGACTGCACTCGAACTTACCTCTGATAAAATCAAGCTCGTGCCGCTAAACGAATCACACTTGCCTTCCCTGTTCGAAGCAGGACAAGGCCCGTCCGTATGGACCTGGCTATTTGGCAATTACTGCAAAACACCCGAAACGCTTAAAACATGGTTTCAAACAACGGCACAATTCGACCCAAACGAGCAGTTAGTGTTCGCCACTACGATTGCTCAAACAGGCGAAGTTGTTGGCACGACTCGTTTATTTCGCCTAGACCCCGCAAATCGGTCGATTGAAATTGGCCATACATTTATTACCGATAAATGGCAGCGTTCTTTTGTAAATACGCATGCCAAATACCTCATGCTCAAGCACGCTTTTGAAACGCTAGAGATGGTACGTGTTGAATTTCGTACGCACGAACACAATTCAAAGTCGCGAAAGGCGATTGCGCGTGTAGGCGCTACGTTTGAAGGACTGGCGCGCAAAGATAGGCTGTTGCCCAATGGTGAATATCGCAGTACAGCCAAATTCGCCATCATTGATGAAGATTGGCCTCTCGCGAAACAAAAATTGGAGCTGAGTTTATGA
- a CDS encoding Xaa-Pro dipeptidase, with product MFKRTLLALSLAGLSSYSFAQTFILNADAALDVKTGKLIQPATLVIEDNKIVSLAKSNKKALPADATVVDLSGHTLLPGLFDMHVHLTGDAHVHGYKRLQRTTQRQAITGVRNAKRTLEAGFTSVRNLGAAGYSDIALRDAIYDGDVPGPRIFASGPALGITGGHCDDNLLTHEHKVIAEGVADGPWAVRAKVRENIKYGVDVIKYCATGGVLSKGTKVGAQQYSLEEMEALVSEAHLRGLTVAAHAHGTDGIKSAIKAGVDSVEHVSFLDDDAILMAKKKGTYFSMDIYNTEYILGEGEKAGILAESLDKERVVGTKQRDSFRKAVKAGVNMVFGSDAGVYPHGDNGKQFSRMVKFGMTELQAIQAATINSATLLKQQDNLGSLEAGKLADVIAVKGNPLKQIDTLENVTFVMKDGKIEINKL from the coding sequence ATGTTCAAACGTACTTTACTTGCGCTTTCTTTGGCAGGATTATCATCCTATTCCTTTGCTCAAACCTTTATACTGAATGCCGATGCAGCACTCGATGTTAAAACAGGTAAACTGATTCAGCCAGCAACGCTTGTCATTGAAGACAACAAAATTGTCAGTTTGGCTAAATCGAATAAAAAAGCCTTGCCAGCCGACGCGACTGTGGTTGATTTATCCGGGCATACTTTATTACCCGGTTTGTTCGATATGCACGTACATCTGACAGGTGACGCCCATGTGCATGGCTACAAACGATTACAACGCACGACTCAAAGACAAGCTATCACAGGCGTACGTAACGCAAAACGGACATTGGAAGCAGGCTTCACTTCAGTAAGAAATTTAGGCGCAGCAGGATACTCTGACATCGCGCTCCGCGATGCTATTTATGATGGCGATGTACCTGGACCTCGCATTTTCGCATCAGGTCCAGCGCTTGGGATCACTGGTGGTCACTGCGACGATAACTTGCTCACACACGAACATAAAGTCATTGCAGAAGGTGTAGCAGATGGTCCGTGGGCTGTACGCGCAAAAGTTCGTGAGAACATAAAATACGGCGTTGATGTTATTAAATACTGCGCAACGGGTGGCGTATTATCAAAAGGTACGAAAGTCGGCGCACAGCAATATTCGCTTGAGGAAATGGAAGCACTGGTGTCAGAAGCACACTTGCGCGGCTTAACCGTGGCTGCGCATGCCCATGGCACCGATGGTATCAAATCAGCAATTAAAGCCGGGGTTGACTCTGTTGAACACGTATCCTTTTTAGATGACGACGCTATCTTAATGGCGAAGAAAAAGGGCACTTACTTCTCAATGGACATCTACAATACGGAATACATTCTGGGTGAAGGTGAAAAAGCGGGTATTTTAGCTGAAAGCCTAGATAAAGAACGTGTTGTGGGCACAAAACAAAGAGACAGTTTCCGCAAGGCCGTCAAAGCTGGCGTAAATATGGTGTTTGGCTCTGATGCGGGTGTTTATCCTCACGGTGATAATGGTAAGCAATTTAGCCGCATGGTTAAGTTTGGCATGACCGAATTACAAGCTATTCAAGCCGCAACCATCAACTCCGCAACGCTGCTTAAACAGCAAGATAACTTGGGATCTTTAGAAGCCGGCAAATTGGCCGACGTAATCGCGGTCAAAGGTAATCCACTCAAACAAATCGACACACTTGAAAACGTTACGTTTGTTATGAAAGACGGCAAAATTGAAATAAACAAGCTGTAA
- a CDS encoding FMN-binding negative transcriptional regulator, producing the protein MKRYPKRQFIETNPNELVKVMLAFPLATIVDHHQNVVFVPLQPDELGTQLSGHVAAYNPLVNADGQDIVIVFSGEDDYISPNLVPNQYLPTWHYKKVIVKGTLNTIKDPRLAWHELVKQVEHVEQTESSPWKANSLSLEEQAMLMKQIQVFTIDIDSIEGHFKLSQHKSTEHQLAIRDALLAKKEQHAGTQKTTRDAEIIA; encoded by the coding sequence ATGAAACGTTACCCAAAACGACAGTTTATTGAAACGAACCCAAATGAACTTGTCAAAGTTATGTTGGCGTTTCCATTGGCTACGATTGTTGATCATCATCAAAACGTCGTCTTCGTCCCGCTTCAACCGGACGAATTGGGCACACAACTCAGTGGGCATGTCGCGGCGTACAACCCACTTGTTAACGCAGATGGCCAAGATATTGTTATCGTGTTTAGCGGTGAAGACGATTACATTTCACCGAACTTGGTGCCAAATCAATATTTGCCGACATGGCATTACAAAAAAGTTATCGTGAAAGGTACATTAAACACTATCAAGGATCCGAGGCTCGCGTGGCATGAACTGGTGAAACAAGTTGAGCATGTAGAGCAAACCGAGTCTTCACCTTGGAAAGCAAACTCGTTGAGTTTGGAAGAACAAGCGATGCTGATGAAACAAATTCAAGTCTTCACAATAGACATTGACTCTATTGAAGGTCACTTTAAACTCAGTCAGCACAAATCAACGGAGCATCAACTCGCCATTCGAGACGCGCTCCTAGCAAAAAAAGAGCAACATGCTGGAACTCAAAAAACTACTCGAGATGCTGAGATTATCGCCTGA
- a CDS encoding type III PLP-dependent enzyme has protein sequence MELSALNANQTDYRKLVSEHGSPLLVLDGDAIRKQYLSLQQALPGVALHYALKPLPHDAVVAILKDLNGYFDLATNGEVDLVRNVGVDPERCIHSHPIKRDSDIRYALDYGCSTFVVDNIVELEKFVAYKDVTQLLLRVSFRNPDTKIDLSKKFGCRQEEAIGLLCKAKELGLNVIGLSFHVGSQAVNPVRHSNAVAACNHIIREAAQFGVTLSTLDIGGGFPVSYDGNPIDIVEYCTPIREQLALLPEHIRVLAEPGRYICAPAVTAVSSVMGIAQRGEQTWYYLDDGVYGSYSGQIYDHMVYPLSFPYASGQPQLSVLSGPTCDSIDVIREDIMLPPLAVGEIVIGHVMGAYTWASATEFNFFRKANFVVVNGPCEINAVVAA, from the coding sequence ATGGAATTGAGCGCATTGAATGCAAATCAAACAGATTACCGTAAACTTGTTTCTGAACACGGTTCGCCACTGCTTGTTTTAGATGGCGATGCAATCCGAAAGCAGTATTTGTCGCTGCAGCAGGCGCTTCCAGGTGTAGCCCTTCATTATGCATTAAAACCACTGCCACATGACGCCGTTGTTGCAATATTGAAAGACTTAAATGGCTATTTTGATCTTGCGACCAATGGTGAAGTGGACTTAGTCCGCAATGTCGGCGTTGACCCAGAACGTTGCATACACAGTCATCCAATCAAACGCGATAGCGACATTCGTTATGCCCTAGACTATGGTTGTAGTACGTTTGTTGTGGACAACATTGTTGAACTCGAAAAATTTGTCGCTTACAAAGACGTTACCCAGCTTTTGCTTCGCGTTAGCTTTAGAAATCCTGACACAAAAATCGATTTATCGAAAAAGTTTGGTTGCCGTCAAGAAGAAGCTATTGGCTTACTTTGCAAAGCGAAAGAACTTGGTTTGAATGTGATTGGTTTGTCGTTCCACGTGGGTTCACAAGCCGTAAACCCTGTGCGTCACAGTAATGCGGTCGCGGCATGTAATCACATTATTCGTGAAGCAGCTCAATTCGGCGTAACACTTTCTACGTTGGACATTGGTGGTGGATTCCCAGTGAGTTACGATGGTAATCCAATTGACATCGTCGAATATTGTACACCGATCCGTGAGCAACTGGCGCTATTACCTGAGCATATTCGGGTGTTAGCAGAACCTGGCCGTTATATTTGTGCACCAGCGGTAACAGCTGTGTCGTCAGTAATGGGCATTGCTCAACGAGGTGAGCAAACGTGGTACTACCTTGATGATGGTGTATACGGTTCTTATTCAGGCCAAATTTACGACCACATGGTTTACCCATTAAGCTTTCCGTACGCATCAGGCCAGCCACAGCTAAGCGTATTGTCTGGTCCAACGTGCGATAGCATCGATGTGATCCGTGAAGACATCATGCTTCCTCCTTTAGCGGTAGGCGAAATTGTGATCGGTCACGTAATGGGTGCGTATACATGGGCGTCGGCAACTGAATTTAACTTCTTCCGTAAGGCTAACTTTGTCGTCGTTAACGGCCCTTGCGAGATAAATGCAGTCGTTGCCGCTTAA
- a CDS encoding EamA family transporter, whose protein sequence is MTYLFSITLLWAFSFSLIGVYLAGQVDAWFAAWTRILLATLVLLPFLRPSRISTPHKLKLMLVGAIQIGAMYGFYYQSFLYLSVPEVLLFTVMTPIYITLINDLMEKTFHWRYLLVALLAVLGAVLIRYQTLDLNYWKGIAIVQGANLCFAAGQVMYKHLDNQLTIKHSERFGWFFLGALLVSSCSLVAFCNVDKLPQTSLQWGVIVYLGLVASGLGYLMWNKGATLVSVGQLAVMNNLLIPAGILVNVIIWSKPSDPLRLSLGSAVILLALLIDTYWQKRRISAQ, encoded by the coding sequence ATGACGTATTTATTTTCGATAACCCTACTTTGGGCATTTTCGTTTAGCCTTATTGGTGTCTATCTCGCAGGCCAAGTAGATGCATGGTTTGCCGCATGGACACGCATTTTGCTTGCCACTCTCGTTTTACTGCCTTTTCTACGACCCTCTCGAATCTCGACACCACATAAACTCAAATTGATGCTGGTAGGTGCAATTCAAATTGGTGCAATGTACGGGTTTTACTACCAATCTTTTCTCTATCTCAGCGTTCCGGAGGTATTACTCTTTACAGTCATGACCCCGATATACATCACTCTAATCAACGATTTAATGGAAAAAACCTTCCATTGGCGTTATTTGCTTGTTGCGCTTTTGGCTGTCTTGGGCGCGGTGCTCATTCGCTATCAGACGCTCGATTTGAATTATTGGAAAGGCATCGCTATCGTACAAGGTGCGAATTTGTGCTTCGCTGCTGGCCAAGTCATGTATAAACACTTAGATAACCAGCTCACTATTAAGCATAGCGAGCGCTTTGGCTGGTTTTTCCTTGGTGCTCTACTGGTATCCTCGTGCAGTTTAGTGGCCTTTTGCAATGTCGATAAATTGCCCCAAACATCACTGCAATGGGGAGTTATCGTTTATTTAGGACTTGTCGCGTCTGGCCTTGGTTACCTAATGTGGAACAAAGGTGCTACGCTTGTGTCTGTGGGACAGCTTGCAGTCATGAACAATTTACTGATCCCCGCTGGCATTTTAGTTAATGTCATTATCTGGAGTAAACCAAGCGACCCCTTGCGCTTATCGCTGGGAAGTGCGGTTATTCTGTTGGCGCTGCTCATTGATACTTACTGGCAAAAACGTCGTATTTCAGCACAATAG